One genomic region from Skermania piniformis encodes:
- a CDS encoding TetR/AcrR family transcriptional regulator produces MTAIADSTRGRLLAAGRELLAEADAELLLNGLTVGDVATRAGLSTQTFHNAYPSRAGIRGGKKAYLDELMSSLLPDHSEQLRAGMGAAIAGQLVEADGDPRPLVRAVCRREYQRLSEDPATRLRFLLCALSSGRNGAISDARAYYAGTERIATEANARLLQGWGAGLRQPFTHASLSVVLTALVEGLVLRSRLDPDAVSPELFGEAVLALLGSIADLGQAFEQIDDVLTPLVEAARRSRGRGELDELPDDPVQALIEAAEAEFAQRGYFATGPGHIAARAGVAVDVLQRLFPSNADIVTAALSPTAAQLKRRIDGDVKLHLGPAEIVRRAGHRLAAAVSGQQSMFDALILIISLDPTRSPAQHTGVRDELFLPGMIVDVVQSGQAAGVFVDDLEPAEIAVAYTNNILLRRSVRREETVEVAMEYIEKLVLRGLLVEPRPT; encoded by the coding sequence ATGACTGCGATTGCCGACTCGACCCGCGGCCGTTTGTTGGCCGCCGGTCGCGAGTTGCTTGCCGAAGCAGATGCCGAGCTCCTGCTCAACGGGCTCACCGTCGGTGACGTTGCGACCCGGGCCGGGCTGTCCACCCAGACCTTCCACAACGCGTATCCGAGTCGAGCCGGTATCCGCGGCGGCAAGAAGGCCTACCTGGATGAGCTGATGTCGTCGCTGCTGCCCGACCATTCGGAACAGCTGCGTGCCGGCATGGGTGCCGCGATCGCCGGCCAGCTGGTCGAAGCCGACGGAGATCCGCGGCCGCTGGTCCGCGCGGTCTGCCGCCGGGAGTACCAGCGGCTGTCCGAGGATCCGGCGACTCGGCTCCGATTTCTGTTGTGCGCGTTGAGCAGTGGACGCAACGGCGCGATCTCCGACGCGCGTGCGTATTACGCCGGCACAGAGCGGATCGCCACCGAGGCGAACGCCCGCCTGCTGCAGGGGTGGGGGGCCGGGCTGCGCCAGCCCTTCACCCACGCAAGCTTGTCGGTGGTGCTCACCGCGCTGGTCGAGGGACTGGTGCTGCGCTCCCGACTGGATCCGGATGCGGTGTCGCCCGAGCTCTTCGGTGAAGCCGTGCTCGCCCTGCTCGGCTCGATTGCCGACCTCGGACAGGCCTTCGAGCAGATCGACGACGTGCTCACCCCGCTGGTCGAGGCCGCCCGGCGGAGCCGAGGCCGCGGCGAGCTGGACGAGCTGCCGGACGATCCGGTGCAGGCGTTGATCGAGGCGGCGGAAGCCGAGTTCGCGCAACGGGGCTATTTCGCCACCGGGCCCGGTCATATCGCGGCCCGCGCCGGCGTGGCTGTCGACGTGCTGCAACGGCTGTTCCCGTCGAATGCCGACATCGTGACGGCCGCGCTGTCACCGACCGCTGCCCAACTGAAACGCCGGATCGACGGTGACGTGAAGCTGCACTTGGGCCCGGCCGAGATCGTGCGCCGGGCCGGCCATCGGCTGGCGGCTGCGGTGAGCGGACAGCAGAGCATGTTCGATGCGCTGATACTGATCATCAGCCTGGACCCGACCCGGTCACCGGCACAGCACACCGGCGTCCGCGACGAGCTGTTCCTGCCCGGGATGATTGTCGATGTGGTCCAATCCGGCCAGGCGGCCGGAGTCTTCGTCGACGACCTCGAGCCGGCGGAGATCGCGGTCGCCTACACCAACAACATCCTGCTCCGGCGCAGCGTCCGACGGGAGGAAACCGTGGAGGTCGCGATGGAATACATCGAGAAACTCGTGCTACGCGGTCTGCTCGTCGAACCTCGGCCGACCTGA